In a genomic window of Flavobacterium sp. KACC 22761:
- a CDS encoding thiazole synthase, whose product MQTSLFNIGDKSFKSRLFLGTGKFGSNQEMESAILASESELVTVALKRIDLETDTDAILSHLKHPNINLLPNTSGARNAKEAIFAAQLAREALETNWVKLEIHPDPKYLMPDPIETLKATEELAKMGFIVLPYIHADPVLCKHLESAGTSAVMPLGSPIGSNKGLKTIDFLEIIIEQSTVPVIVDAGIGAPSDAAKAMEIGADAVLVNTAIAVAGNPKLMAEAFKEAVIAGRKAFEARIATQQSFASASSPLTSFLYE is encoded by the coding sequence ATTGGAGATAAAAGCTTCAAATCTCGTTTGTTTTTAGGAACGGGGAAATTTGGATCAAACCAAGAAATGGAAAGCGCGATTTTAGCTTCAGAAAGTGAATTGGTTACGGTAGCTCTGAAAAGAATAGATTTAGAAACCGATACCGATGCCATTTTATCGCATTTAAAACATCCAAATATCAATTTACTGCCGAATACATCTGGAGCACGAAACGCCAAAGAAGCCATTTTCGCTGCACAACTAGCTCGTGAAGCATTAGAAACCAATTGGGTAAAACTCGAAATTCATCCTGATCCAAAATATTTAATGCCGGATCCGATTGAGACTTTAAAAGCAACTGAAGAATTGGCAAAAATGGGTTTCATCGTCCTTCCATACATTCATGCCGATCCTGTTTTGTGCAAACATTTAGAAAGCGCTGGAACTTCGGCAGTCATGCCTTTGGGTTCGCCAATTGGAAGTAATAAAGGCCTAAAAACAATTGATTTCTTGGAAATCATAATCGAACAAAGTACTGTTCCTGTTATTGTAGATGCTGGAATCGGCGCTCCTTCTGATGCTGCCAAAGCCATGGAAATTGGCGCCGATGCGGTTTTGGTAAATACTGCAATTGCGGTTGCCGGAAATCCAAAATTAATGGCTGAGGCTTTTAAAGAAGCCGTAATTGCTGGAAGAAAAGCTTTTGAAGCGCGAATTGCTACTCAACAGAGCTTTGCCTCTGCTTCTAGCCCTTTGACTTCTTTTCTTTATGAATAA